In one window of Gossypium arboreum isolate Shixiya-1 chromosome 4, ASM2569848v2, whole genome shotgun sequence DNA:
- the LOC108457888 gene encoding diaminopimelate epimerase, chloroplastic: MTKTKMKNQLPFPIFDCKNATATLKTRRLKSNEETKSFMAIAAAIFLSLPPQIRRSPASIAAPFRSTSSLHFDSFRSNFSSLKNPNLRVSASSMSIGTPEKISTTSFLDRRESRFLHFVKYHGLGNDFILVDNRDSTEPSITPEQAVKLCDRNFGIGADGVIFAMPGVNGTDYTMRIFNSDGSEPEMCGNGVRCFARFIAELENLHGKQSFTVHTGAGLIVPEIQEDGKVKVDMGEPILKASDVPTKLPANKDQAAVKADINVDGVTWNVTCVSMGNPHCVTFGNRQSQNLTVDELNLAAIGPKFEHHEMFPARTNTEFVEVFSHEHLKMRVWERGAGATLACGTGACAVVVAAVLEGRAGRSCMVDLAGGPLDIEWKEEDNHVYMTGPAEVVFYGSVAV; this comes from the exons ATGACAAAGACAAAAATGAAAAATCAGTTGCCCTTTCCAATTTTTGATTGCAAAAACGCCACCGCAACACTAAAAACCCGCCGTCTCAAATCAAACGAAGAAACCAAAAGCTTCATGGCCATCGCCGCCGCCATTTTCCTCTCCCTCCCGCCACAAATTCGCCGTTCACCCGCTTCAATCGCCGCCCCTTTTCGATCAACTTCTTCTCTTCATTTCGATTCTTTTCGTTCCAACTTTTCTTCTCTTAAAAACCCTAACCTTCGAGTCTCTGCATCTTCCATGAGCATCGGAACTCCAGAGAAAATCTCCACGACGTCGTTCCTTGACCGAAGGGAAAGTAGATTTCTTCACTTCGTTAAGTACCACGGCCTTGGGAACGATTTCATTTTG GTTGATAACAGGGACTCGACGGAACCGAGTATTACGCCGGAGCAAGCGGTGAAGTTGTGCGATAGGAACTTCGGTATCGGAGCTGATGGAGTGATTTTTGCGATGCCGGGAGTCAACGGTACCGATTATACTATGCGAATCTTCAACTCCGATGGCAGCGAGCCCGAG ATGTGTGGTAATGGGGTAAGGTGCTTTGCGAGATTCATTGCCGAACTTGAGAATTTACACGGGAAGCAAAG TTTTACTGTGCATACTGGTGCGGGATTAATTGTTCCCGAAATTCAAGAAGACGGAAAG GTTAAAGTTGATATGGGTGAACCAATTCTTAAAGCATCAGATGTTCCTACAAAGTTACCAGCAAATAAAGATCAAGCTGCTGTTAAAGCAGATATCAATGTAGATGGAGTAACTTGGAATGTGACTTGTGTTAGCATGGGAAATCCGCATTGTGTGACTTTTGGCAACAGACAAAGCCAG AATTTGACCGTTGATGAACTAAATTTAGCTGCAATTGGTCCTAAATTTGAGCATCATGAAATGTTCCCAGCTAGGACCAACACAG AATTTGTGGAAGTTTTTTCTCATGAACACTTGAAAATGCGTGTTTGGGAGCGTGGAGCAG GAGCAACACTGGCTTGTGGAACCGGAGCTTGTGCTGTGGTGGTTGCAGCTGTTCTCGAAGGACGTGCTGGGAGG AGTTGCATGGTGGATTTGGCCGGAGGTCCGTTAGATATTGAATGGAAGGAGGAAGACAATCATGTGTACATGACTGGCCCAGCCGAAGTAGTGTTTTACGGATCGGTTGCAGTGTGA